Proteins from a genomic interval of Microbacterium imperiale:
- a CDS encoding FAD-dependent oxidoreductase: protein MTRIVIVGGGIMGLATAWALTRRGEQPVVLERFGRGHAHGASHGATRNFNNAYADDHYLDLLQRAREGWDLLGEVDGEPLLRRHGLVTHGAGSDLGGGADGASPADSGLATIARRLGDRGIPAHLLSGVEAAARWPGMRFEDEVLYSPDAGVARAAAAMLELERRIVAAGGEVRWDSPVRAIDDLGERGARVTLASGGELEADVVVATLGAWTEALLPGIRLPRLIVTEETPAHFAPTTGPWPSFNHRLDPERWPAPVYGMPTPGEGVKVGFHRVGDVVDPDERPHRTTHHETLVNYVREWMPGLDSASAVHLSCTYTSTDDSAFVLDRAGSIVVGAGFSGHGFKFAPGVGATLADLALDPTARAAAPFRLPTT, encoded by the coding sequence ATGACACGCATCGTGATCGTCGGCGGCGGCATCATGGGACTCGCCACCGCCTGGGCGCTGACCCGTCGGGGCGAGCAGCCCGTCGTTTTGGAGCGCTTCGGGCGCGGACATGCCCACGGTGCCTCGCACGGCGCGACGCGCAACTTCAACAACGCCTACGCCGACGACCACTACCTCGACCTGCTGCAGCGGGCGCGCGAGGGCTGGGACCTGTTGGGCGAGGTGGACGGCGAACCGCTGCTGCGGCGGCACGGCCTCGTGACGCACGGCGCCGGCAGCGACCTCGGCGGCGGGGCCGACGGAGCGTCGCCCGCCGACAGCGGACTCGCCACGATCGCGCGCCGTCTCGGCGATCGCGGCATCCCCGCGCACCTGCTCTCGGGCGTCGAGGCTGCCGCGCGCTGGCCCGGCATGCGCTTCGAGGACGAGGTCCTGTACTCGCCGGATGCCGGCGTCGCACGAGCGGCGGCGGCGATGCTCGAACTGGAGCGGCGGATCGTCGCGGCGGGCGGCGAGGTGAGATGGGACTCGCCGGTGCGAGCCATCGACGACCTCGGCGAGCGCGGCGCGCGCGTGACGCTGGCGAGCGGGGGCGAGCTCGAGGCGGATGTCGTCGTCGCGACGCTCGGCGCCTGGACCGAGGCCCTGCTGCCCGGCATCCGTCTGCCCCGGCTGATCGTCACCGAGGAGACCCCCGCGCACTTCGCCCCGACCACCGGCCCATGGCCGTCGTTCAACCACCGGCTCGACCCCGAGCGCTGGCCCGCGCCCGTCTACGGCATGCCGACGCCGGGCGAGGGCGTGAAGGTCGGTTTCCACCGCGTGGGGGACGTGGTGGACCCCGACGAACGCCCGCACCGCACGACGCACCACGAAACCCTGGTCAACTACGTGCGCGAATGGATGCCGGGCCTCGACTCCGCCTCGGCCGTCCATCTGTCGTGCACCTACACCTCGACCGACGACAGCGCCTTCGTGCTCGACCGCGCCGGCTCGATCGTCGTGGGTGCCGGATTCTCGGGGCACGGGTTCAAGTTCGCGCCGGGCGTCGGAGCGACCCTGGCGGATCTCGCGCTCGACCCCACCGCGCGCGCCGCCGCTCCGTTCCGCCTGCCGACGACCTGA
- a CDS encoding DUF559 domain-containing protein, which translates to MDEERIVSWMRRTGGVARTTALHDAGASRYRIQTAIETGTLRRVRRGWVALPDADAELVAAARHGVVIACVSAARRRGLWVLAEDRPHVAAPPHAGRAPTGRATVHWHEPAVPRHPDALVDPIENVLVTVARCQPVEPALVIWESALRRQLTSREVLGRLDLPPAARQLWAQAAPFSDSGLETILPLRLRWLGVPLQQQVWLLGRPVDLLIGERLVVQIDGGHHVGRQRAADIEHDARLMLHGYHVIRVTYAQVVDDWPQVHGLIATAVAQGLHRAR; encoded by the coding sequence ATGGACGAGGAGCGAATCGTGTCATGGATGCGGCGAACCGGCGGTGTCGCTCGGACGACCGCGCTCCACGATGCCGGGGCCTCGCGGTACCGGATACAGACCGCCATCGAGACGGGCACTTTGCGTCGAGTACGCCGCGGGTGGGTCGCTCTTCCGGACGCTGACGCGGAGCTCGTCGCCGCCGCACGCCACGGCGTGGTGATCGCGTGCGTCAGCGCGGCGCGGCGGCGCGGCCTGTGGGTCCTCGCCGAGGACCGACCCCATGTCGCCGCGCCGCCCCACGCGGGTCGAGCCCCGACCGGCCGGGCCACCGTGCATTGGCATGAGCCGGCCGTGCCGCGGCATCCGGACGCCCTCGTCGATCCCATCGAGAACGTCCTCGTCACCGTGGCGCGTTGTCAGCCCGTGGAACCGGCGCTGGTGATCTGGGAGTCCGCGCTGCGGCGCCAGCTCACCTCACGCGAGGTCCTGGGTCGGCTCGATCTGCCACCCGCCGCGCGGCAGCTGTGGGCGCAGGCTGCGCCGTTCTCGGACTCGGGCCTCGAGACGATCCTCCCGTTGCGGTTGCGTTGGCTCGGCGTGCCGTTGCAGCAACAGGTCTGGCTGCTCGGGCGGCCGGTAGACCTGCTCATCGGCGAGCGCCTCGTCGTGCAGATCGACGGCGGACACCACGTCGGGCGACAACGCGCAGCCGACATCGAGCACGACGCGCGGCTCATGCTGCACGGTTACCACGTCATCCGCGTCACCTATGCGCAGGTCGTCGACGACTGGCCGCAGGTGCACGGACTCATCGCGACCGCCGTCGCTCAGGGGCTGCACCGTGCGCGCTGA
- the guaB gene encoding IMP dehydrogenase, which yields MSDYNDPFGFVGLTYDDVLLLPGHTDVIPSEADTSSRVTRRITVATPLLSAAMDTVTEARLAIAIAREGGLGIIHRNLSIEEQAAMVDRVKRSESGMITDPITTTPDATIEEVDALCGQYRISGLPVVDDEGHLLGIVTNRDMRFVSGFERQTTKVRDVMTSENLVTGRVGIGANEVIALFAHHRVEKLPLLDEDGKLAGLITIKDFDKSEKYPLATKDDQGRLRVGAAIGFFGDAWQRAEALRDAGVDVIVVDTANGQSAGVIEMVKRLKADASFEHIDVIGGNVATREGAQALIDAGVDAVKVGVGPGSICTTRVVAGVGVPQVTAIYEASLAAREAGIPIIADGGLQYSGDIAKALVAGADSVMLGSLLAGTDESPGEIVFQGGKQFKQYRGMGSLGALQTRGKKTSYSKDRYFQADVPSDDKLIPEGIEGQVAYRGPVSAVAYQLIGGLRQSMFYVGARTVEELKARGKFVRITSAGLKESHPHDVQIVVEAPNYKR from the coding sequence ATGAGCGACTACAACGACCCGTTCGGATTCGTCGGCCTCACGTACGACGACGTCCTCCTCCTTCCGGGGCACACCGACGTCATCCCTTCCGAGGCGGACACCTCGTCGCGGGTGACCCGGCGGATCACGGTGGCGACACCTCTGCTGTCGGCGGCGATGGACACCGTCACCGAGGCGCGACTGGCCATCGCCATCGCGCGTGAGGGCGGCCTCGGCATCATCCATCGCAACCTCTCCATCGAGGAGCAGGCCGCGATGGTCGACCGCGTCAAGCGCAGCGAGTCGGGCATGATCACCGACCCCATCACGACCACGCCCGACGCGACGATCGAAGAGGTCGACGCCCTGTGCGGGCAGTACCGCATCTCGGGCCTGCCCGTCGTCGACGACGAGGGCCACCTGCTCGGCATCGTCACGAACCGCGACATGCGCTTCGTCTCGGGCTTCGAGCGCCAGACCACCAAGGTGCGCGACGTCATGACGAGCGAGAACCTCGTCACCGGGCGGGTCGGCATCGGAGCCAACGAGGTCATCGCCCTCTTCGCGCATCACCGCGTCGAGAAGCTGCCGCTGCTGGACGAGGATGGCAAGCTCGCCGGCCTCATCACCATCAAGGACTTCGACAAGAGCGAGAAGTACCCCCTGGCGACGAAGGACGACCAGGGTCGTCTCCGCGTCGGCGCCGCCATCGGCTTCTTCGGCGACGCCTGGCAGCGCGCCGAGGCCCTGCGCGACGCCGGTGTCGACGTCATCGTGGTCGACACCGCCAACGGCCAGTCCGCCGGTGTCATCGAGATGGTCAAGCGCCTGAAGGCGGATGCATCCTTCGAGCACATCGACGTCATCGGCGGCAATGTCGCCACGCGCGAGGGCGCTCAGGCCCTCATCGACGCCGGAGTGGATGCCGTCAAGGTCGGCGTCGGGCCGGGATCGATCTGCACCACGCGTGTCGTGGCCGGCGTGGGCGTGCCCCAGGTCACCGCGATCTACGAGGCGTCGCTGGCCGCTCGGGAAGCCGGCATCCCGATCATCGCCGACGGTGGCCTGCAGTACTCGGGCGACATCGCCAAGGCGCTCGTCGCCGGAGCCGACTCGGTCATGCTGGGCTCGCTGCTCGCGGGAACCGACGAGTCGCCGGGCGAGATCGTCTTCCAGGGCGGCAAGCAGTTCAAGCAGTACCGCGGCATGGGGTCGCTCGGTGCCCTGCAGACCCGCGGCAAGAAGACGTCCTACTCGAAGGACCGCTACTTCCAGGCCGACGTGCCGAGCGACGACAAGCTCATCCCCGAAGGCATCGAGGGTCAGGTCGCGTATCGCGGTCCTGTCTCGGCGGTGGCCTATCAGCTGATCGGCGGCCTGCGTCAGTCGATGTTCTACGTCGGCGCCCGCACGGTCGAGGAGCTCAAGGCGCGCGGCAAGTTCGTGCGCATCACCTCGGCCGGGCTCAAGGAGTCGCACCCCCACGACGTGCAGATCGTCGTCGAGGCGCCCAACTACAAGCGCTGA
- a CDS encoding branched-chain amino acid ABC transporter permease, whose translation MFSTLIAGLLAAVTLLGIASPAMAAGDDAESLPFTIAGNVRTGGEPVEGATIVVTGGDFEAEGETNERGSFSIGVPTKDVAYTVELVEDSLPSGVSVPDGFESTIEVEFGATSTITRNFTLEAAERQTTSFVDQLVSRAVNGLNFGLMLALAAIGLSLVFGTTGLSNFAHGEMVTFGALSALLFSAGLGLPIWVAIPLAVGVSALFGLTMDAGLWRPLRRRGLGTVQLMIVSIGLSLALRYIFQMFVGGGTAQLPGGSTSVIPGLGPIRLTVTDLVSMGVSLVVIAGFAWWLMRTRIGRATRAVSDNPSLAAASGIDVDGVVRIVWVVAAALAGLSGVLWAYFRPGIKWDMGTSILLLIFAAVTLGGLGTAFGALLGSIIVGLLVEVSTLWIPSDLKYVGALVVLIVILLFRPQGLLGRRERIG comes from the coding sequence ATGTTCTCGACGTTGATCGCCGGCCTTCTGGCTGCCGTGACGCTTCTGGGCATCGCCTCCCCCGCCATGGCCGCAGGAGACGACGCCGAGTCGTTACCGTTCACGATCGCGGGCAACGTCCGCACCGGCGGTGAGCCCGTCGAGGGCGCAACGATCGTCGTGACCGGCGGCGACTTCGAAGCCGAAGGCGAGACGAACGAGAGAGGCAGCTTCTCGATCGGCGTGCCGACCAAGGATGTCGCCTACACCGTCGAACTCGTCGAAGACAGCCTCCCCTCGGGGGTGTCGGTTCCGGACGGCTTCGAGTCGACCATCGAGGTCGAGTTCGGCGCGACGAGCACCATCACCCGCAACTTCACGCTCGAGGCAGCCGAACGGCAGACCACGAGCTTCGTCGACCAGCTGGTCTCGCGAGCGGTCAACGGCCTGAACTTCGGCCTCATGCTGGCGCTGGCCGCGATCGGCCTGTCGCTGGTGTTCGGCACGACGGGACTGTCGAACTTCGCGCACGGCGAGATGGTGACCTTCGGCGCCCTGTCAGCGCTGCTGTTCTCCGCCGGGCTGGGCCTGCCCATCTGGGTGGCGATCCCGCTGGCGGTGGGCGTATCGGCCCTGTTCGGACTGACGATGGATGCCGGGCTCTGGCGTCCCCTCCGCCGCCGCGGTCTCGGCACCGTGCAGCTGATGATCGTCTCGATCGGCCTCTCGCTCGCCCTGCGCTACATCTTCCAGATGTTCGTCGGCGGCGGTACCGCGCAGCTGCCGGGTGGTTCGACCTCGGTCATCCCCGGCCTCGGACCGATCCGCCTGACGGTCACCGACCTCGTCAGCATGGGGGTCTCGCTCGTCGTGATCGCCGGATTCGCCTGGTGGCTTATGCGTACGCGTATCGGTCGCGCGACCCGCGCCGTCTCGGACAACCCGTCGCTCGCGGCCGCCAGCGGCATCGACGTCGACGGCGTCGTCCGGATCGTCTGGGTCGTCGCGGCGGCGCTGGCCGGTCTGTCGGGTGTGCTCTGGGCTTACTTCCGCCCGGGCATCAAGTGGGACATGGGCACCAGCATCCTGCTGCTGATCTTCGCCGCGGTCACCCTGGGCGGGCTCGGCACCGCCTTCGGCGCACTGCTCGGCTCCATCATCGTCGGACTGCTCGTCGAGGTCTCGACGCTGTGGATCCCGTCCGACCTCAAGTACGTCGGCGCGCTGGTCGTGCTGATCGTCATCCTGCTGTTCCGCCCGCAGGGTCTCCTCGGGCGCCGAGAGCGAATCGGATAG
- a CDS encoding branched-chain amino acid ABC transporter permease: MNFLQILSNTAAQILAPATLGYVLAAIGLSVHFGFAGLLNMGVAGFMAIGAYGFAISILTFGLAWPVAALIGLIAAVLFALVMGIPTLRLRGDYLAIVTIAAAEVLRLLFLTSAFRNQTGSADGLSGFQAGFRASNPLPPGRWGFGPWTYQSDQWWVIIVGIITIAIVVTLVWLLMRSPWGRVIRGIREDEDAVRSLGKNVFAFKMQALIVGGVIIAAGGIVTAMGTNVNPNVYVTSQTFYVWTALLLGGAATIFGPVLGAVLFWVVRAFLSNLLPALVEIGWLPFLTTEQSQMLVFVLVGVALMLLVIFRPQGILGSKKELTFVR, translated from the coding sequence GTGAACTTCCTCCAGATCCTCAGCAACACGGCGGCGCAGATCCTCGCGCCCGCCACGCTCGGGTACGTCCTCGCGGCCATCGGCCTGTCCGTGCACTTCGGCTTCGCCGGACTGCTGAACATGGGCGTCGCCGGCTTCATGGCGATCGGCGCCTACGGTTTCGCGATCTCGATCCTGACGTTCGGTCTCGCCTGGCCGGTCGCCGCCCTCATCGGCCTCATCGCGGCGGTCCTGTTCGCGCTGGTCATGGGCATCCCCACCCTGCGCCTGCGCGGGGACTACCTCGCGATCGTCACGATCGCCGCCGCCGAGGTGCTGCGCCTGCTGTTCCTCACGTCGGCCTTCCGCAATCAGACCGGTTCGGCCGACGGCCTCTCCGGGTTCCAGGCCGGTTTCCGCGCGAGCAATCCGCTCCCGCCGGGCCGTTGGGGCTTCGGGCCGTGGACCTACCAGTCCGACCAGTGGTGGGTCATCATCGTCGGCATCATCACGATCGCGATCGTCGTGACCCTCGTGTGGCTGCTCATGCGCAGCCCGTGGGGACGCGTCATCCGCGGCATCCGGGAAGACGAGGATGCCGTCCGCTCGCTCGGCAAGAACGTCTTCGCGTTCAAGATGCAGGCGCTCATCGTCGGCGGCGTCATCATCGCGGCCGGCGGCATCGTCACCGCGATGGGCACGAACGTGAACCCCAACGTCTACGTCACCTCGCAGACGTTCTACGTCTGGACCGCCCTGCTGCTCGGCGGTGCCGCGACCATCTTCGGCCCGGTGCTCGGCGCCGTGCTGTTCTGGGTCGTCCGGGCGTTCCTGTCGAACCTGCTGCCCGCCCTGGTGGAGATCGGATGGCTGCCCTTCCTGACGACCGAGCAGAGCCAGATGCTCGTGTTCGTCCTCGTCGGTGTGGCCCTGATGCTGCTGGTGATCTTCCGCCCGCAGGGCATCCTCGGAAGCAAGAAGGAGCTGACCTTTGTCCGCTGA
- a CDS encoding ABC transporter ATP-binding protein: protein MSADVVPPTPRPKATGLHKDDGSGEIRPGVAKVDPIIVVDGVKRVFGGLTAVDVEHLEIPRGAITALIGPNGAGKTTLFNLLTGFDKPNAGSWSFDGNNLAGIPAYKTARMGQVRTFQLTKSLGLLTVLENMKLGAPKQTGEGMLAGILPFLWRKQENEIDEKARGLLKRFKLDAKEKDFAASLSGGQRKLLEMARALMSDPVLVMLDEPMAGVNPALTQSLLDHILDLKDLGMTVVFVEHDMHMVRHIADWVVVMAEGRVVAEGAPDTVMQNPAVIDAYLGAHQDVDLGVVTGRHAGELPPEAEELVETVHELDQAIDEAPATDGPAGPTSGTTADQKAEDQK, encoded by the coding sequence TTGTCCGCTGATGTCGTACCCCCGACGCCGCGCCCCAAGGCGACCGGCCTGCACAAAGACGACGGCAGCGGCGAGATCCGCCCCGGCGTCGCCAAGGTCGACCCGATCATCGTCGTCGACGGCGTCAAGCGCGTCTTCGGCGGTCTGACCGCGGTCGACGTCGAGCACCTCGAGATCCCCCGGGGCGCCATCACCGCACTGATCGGACCGAACGGTGCCGGCAAGACGACCCTGTTCAACCTGCTGACCGGCTTCGACAAGCCCAACGCGGGGTCGTGGTCGTTCGACGGCAACAACCTCGCCGGCATCCCTGCCTACAAGACAGCACGCATGGGCCAGGTGCGCACGTTCCAGCTGACGAAGTCGCTGGGCCTGCTCACCGTGCTCGAGAACATGAAGCTCGGCGCGCCCAAGCAGACCGGCGAGGGCATGCTCGCCGGCATCCTGCCGTTCCTGTGGCGCAAGCAGGAGAACGAGATCGACGAGAAGGCCCGCGGCCTGCTCAAGCGGTTCAAGCTCGACGCCAAAGAGAAGGACTTCGCCGCGTCGCTCTCGGGCGGGCAGCGCAAACTCCTCGAGATGGCGCGCGCCCTCATGAGCGACCCCGTGCTGGTCATGCTCGACGAGCCGATGGCCGGCGTGAACCCGGCCCTCACGCAGTCGCTGCTCGACCACATCCTCGACCTCAAGGACCTCGGCATGACGGTCGTGTTCGTCGAGCACGACATGCACATGGTGCGCCACATCGCCGACTGGGTCGTCGTCATGGCGGAAGGCCGCGTCGTCGCCGAAGGGGCACCCGACACGGTCATGCAGAACCCGGCGGTCATCGACGCCTACCTCGGCGCCCACCAGGACGTCGATCTCGGCGTCGTCACGGGCCGTCACGCCGGTGAGCTGCCGCCCGAGGCGGAGGAGCTCGTCGAGACCGTGCACGAGCTCGACCAGGCGATCGACGAGGCACCGGCCACGGACGGACCCGCGGGCCCGACCTCCGGCACGACCGCCGACCAGAAGGCAGAGGACCAGAAGTGA